A DNA window from Chitinivibrionales bacterium contains the following coding sequences:
- a CDS encoding DUF1573 domain-containing protein, translated as MKMMYSKIFKAFVLVVGLIFAATATPMISVDSADFDVGEIREGSVDKIKHEFTIKNTGDEVLKIEKVKPG; from the coding sequence ATGAAAATGATGTATTCAAAGATTTTCAAGGCCTTTGTTCTGGTTGTGGGATTGATTTTTGCAGCTACTGCTACCCCGATGATCTCTGTTGACAGCGCAGATTTTGATGTAGGAGAGATCAGAGAAGGAAGTGTGGACAAAATCAAACACGAATTTACGATTAAAAACACCGGTGACGAGGTGCTGAAAATCGAAAAAGTGAAGCCCGGCTGA